The window ACGTCCTTGATGAGCAACGTGATCTCGGCCGCGCCGGCGCGTCCGGACAATGCCTGCACGTCCTGGATTGCCACGTGAGCGATCGTTTCGTCGATCGGCCGGCTTCCGGTCGCGACGATACCCACCACGACCAGCAATGCGCTCTGCATCTCTCCCCCGTTATCCACCGCGGTCACCACCAGCTCGTCGTCGAGCTCGGCCCTTAGCCGCCGGGCCACCGCGCGGCCCAGCACGATCTCCCCCGTCACTCCGGGCTTCAAATAGCGTCCCTCACCCACGTTGCGCACGTAACGCAGCGCCTGCTGCTCGGTCGCCGCGTCCACGCCGGTCAGCTGCACGTGGGCGCTGCGGGTGCCCATGCCCAGAAGGCCCCCGACGCGAGCACGCGGCGTTGCAACCGCTACCTCGGTGTTCGCGCGCAACGCGGCGAGGACTCGCTCCCATCCGGCCGGCAGGCGCATGTCGATGCTGCGCCGCTCGTTCCAGCCCCCGGGCACCACGCGCAAGTGACCGATGCCTCCCGCCGCCGCTGCGTTCACACTCATCGTGTGCTCACCCCGGATCCAGGCGAACGCGACCAGCCCGATGCCCACGCCAAATGCCACACCCAGCACGGACAGCACCGTGCGGCGCAGGTTTCGGCGCAAGCTGCGCAGCGCGTAGCGGCTGCTGACCGAGCCCATCATGACCGCATCGCCTCCATGGGCTCGAGGCGAGCCGTGTGGATGGCCGGCCAGAGCGCGGCCACGATCGAGACCACCGAGACCCCGACGAAGCCTGGCACGAAGTCGCGCACCCGCAGGTAGGGGTAAATATCCCCGGCGAAGCTGATGCCGTAGATCGCCATCTCCGTCACGTCTTCTTCGCTGGTAAGGACCATGTTGATCCCGGTCTGGCTCTGCCAGTAGACCAGGAGCCCGCCGAGCACGCTGCCGAGCAGCACGCCCAAAAGGCCCATGACAACGCCTTCGGTGAGGATCATGCGGACCAGTCGTGCGGGAGTGGTGCCGAGCGAAAGCAGCATGCCCAGCTCGCGCCGCCGCTCGAACGTGGCCATGAGCATCGTGTTCATGACCCCCGCAGCCGCGGCTACGAACACGATGAGGAGCACGATCAGGCCGTACACCTCGGCGATGTCCAGGAAGGCCGAGAGCTCCGGCGACAGCTCGCGCCAGGGCAAGACCTCGAGCTCGCCGAAGCCGGGCACCGCCCTGACCTGCTCGGCTAGCCGAGCCGCGAGCTCGGGAGGCCCGGTGCCACGAATCGTGATCTCGTGAGCCTGATCGGGCATGGCAAACGTGTCCTGCGCAGCCTCGATCGGCATGATGACGCCCATGCGGTTGATCAGGTCCACGGGCGTCTGCAAGATGCCGCCCACATTGGCCAGGTCGCTCGCCATGGAGCCGTCCGCCCCCTGGCCGAGCAAGGCGAGCTCGTCCCCCACCTGCATGCCGGTTTCGCGCGCCAGCACCGCGCCGATCAGCACCGTCCGCCCGCGGGGACGGCCTGCTTCGGGCAGGCCCTGCAACAGGCCGCCCTCGCGAGCCTCGAGCTCGACGTCGACGCCCACCACGACCACCGCGTGCCCGTCCACCTCGCGCGCCACGAGCGCCGGGGCATAGACACGCGCGTAGGCCTCGTCGACGGCGTCCAGCGCCCGCAGCGCAGCGAGCCGCTGGTTCACGTCCTCGATCACCAGGTCCGGAGCCTGTTCCTCGCGCCAGGCCGGATCATGCACCTGCACGTGGCCGACCAGCGGACCCGTGAGCGCGTCGAGCGTCTCGTCGATCCAGCCGTTCATGAGCCCATCCATCAGCAGCACCGCGATCTGAGCCACGGCGATGGCCAACAACATGAGCCCGGTGCGGCGCTTGTTGCGTCCCAGGTTGCGCCATGCGATCCGCGTGGTGCTGCCTGCCATCGGGCCCTACCTGCGGCG of the Pseudomonadota bacterium genome contains:
- a CDS encoding ABC transporter permease; the protein is MMGSVSSRYALRSLRRNLRRTVLSVLGVAFGVGIGLVAFAWIRGEHTMSVNAAAAGGIGHLRVVPGGWNERRSIDMRLPAGWERVLAALRANTEVAVATPRARVGGLLGMGTRSAHVQLTGVDAATEQQALRYVRNVGEGRYLKPGVTGEIVLGRAVARRLRAELDDELVVTAVDNGGEMQSALLVVVGIVATGSRPIDETIAHVAIQDVQALSGRAGAAEITLLIKDVHAIDRMQVELGASLPRGSEMLTWLELSPELRQNLEGDGAFFDIAVGIILFVVLLGVASAQLTGVLERRKEFAVLAAVGMRARELVRVVVTEGFLLGTSSALAAMAWTGPILHDWNSDGVDLSKLMESEEGWAFGGVLIDPVFHPDFGLWVIPSAFGLSLAATIVASLYPAWFASRTDPASALRVDR
- a CDS encoding FtsX-like permease family protein yields the protein MAGSTTRIAWRNLGRNKRRTGLMLLAIAVAQIAVLLMDGLMNGWIDETLDALTGPLVGHVQVHDPAWREEQAPDLVIEDVNQRLAALRALDAVDEAYARVYAPALVAREVDGHAVVVVGVDVELEAREGGLLQGLPEAGRPRGRTVLIGAVLARETGMQVGDELALLGQGADGSMASDLANVGGILQTPVDLINRMGVIMPIEAAQDTFAMPDQAHEITIRGTGPPELAARLAEQVRAVPGFGELEVLPWRELSPELSAFLDIAEVYGLIVLLIVFVAAAAGVMNTMLMATFERRRELGMLLSLGTTPARLVRMILTEGVVMGLLGVLLGSVLGGLLVYWQSQTGINMVLTSEEDVTEMAIYGISFAGDIYPYLRVRDFVPGFVGVSVVSIVAALWPAIHTARLEPMEAMRS